From the Lolium rigidum isolate FL_2022 chromosome 2, APGP_CSIRO_Lrig_0.1, whole genome shotgun sequence genome, one window contains:
- the LOC124688474 gene encoding uncharacterized protein LOC124688474 isoform X2 codes for MAIPASQISTQKSDRQWMASERLFEGVGNINSCRPEMQMQNMFGARKPTCLDHMIEELERADKEFPVCVQKTRRSVDQGSILRDLGRPFTYGLRRAHKNRYSSSGRVCSLVRPLPRRYGLRKFDALMCEMDRAETLLEKQDICPEGTHEVEEETTVELQLKDLNISGFKLDKSVLQPDHDSPAKENLASFFLPDGDDTDGGGDEEEEEMEEQVICQECTHQVEETTTVELQLKDLNISGFKLDKSVLQPDHAGPAKEKLASFFLPDDDDTDGGGDDEKEEEMEEQVICQECTHHVEETTTVELQIKDLNISGFKLDKSVLQPDHAGPAKEKLASFFLPDDDDTGDGGDDEKEEEMEEQVICQECTHQVEETTTVELQIKDLNISGFKLDKSVLQPDHAGPAKEKLASFFLPDDDDTDGGGDDEKEEEMEEQVICQECTHQVEETTTVDLQLKDLNISGFKLDKLILQPDPAGTAIEKLESSFIVDDDDTDGAGDDEKEEEMDSDNSPMEEQVRSIGSKFVLEMVAETVLVPAYLSTLDMSIVEPVSSRLEVHDHEEIDRGKSDEQLTMEKEEMAAEEEDFMFYRSDWESSWGSDGCGFFEDMTQVSSMHFTHLTPKRNTLDNGIMESTLQIFSIKLTEIKGGFKWPLSVYGVVAARDAVDHNRNLLFCCNRRRSQKIKQDDPFLRLVGPSRAIVFTDPVEFEIQLKVQFGALTQDRALISGTYHYAGRGHGVKTICFENCFCKVEISLERVVETVQATICSVRVVKQGSQLFKYGCRVACSMASCSCVLIDEGYVDLDRRVVSVQLDGSLEVVIQAYSVSGDIAEQGQVFFTPKSCSVSQDKCYVGDTQVEISVAWSLLVENKRYIAGNGWVFETSHLDH; via the exons atGGCTATCCCTGCTAGCCAGATCTCAACACAGAAAAGCGATAGACAGTGGATGGCGAGCGAGCGACTGTTCGAGGGGGTTGGGAATATTAATTCTTGCCGCCCTGAGATGCAGATGcagaatatgtttggtgcgaggaAGCCCACATGCCTTGATCATATGATCGAAGAACTCGAAAGGGCTGACAAGGAATTCCCCGTCTGCGTTCAGAAGACACGTCGGTCGGTTGATCAGGGGTCTATTCTGCGCGACCTTGGTCGCCCATTTACTTATGGACTCAGAAGGGCTCACAAGAATCGGTACTCCTCCTCTGGGAGGGTATGTTCGTTGGTTCGTCCGCTGCCTAGAAGGTATGGACTgcgtaaatttgatgctcttatgTGTGAGATGGACAGAGCGGAAACCCTCCTGGAGAAGCAGGACATTTGCCCGGAAGGTACccatgaggtggaggaggagacaACCGTGGAGCTTCAGCTCAAGGATTTGAACATATCCGGATTCAAATTGGACAAGTCGGTGCTCCAGCCAGATCATGACAGCCCTGCCAAAGAAAATCTGGCATCTTTCTTCCTCCCAGATGGTGATGATACTGACGGTGGTGgtgatgaggaagaggaggagatgGAGGAGCAGGTCATTTGCCAGGAATGTACCCATCAGGTGGAGGAGACGACAACTGTGGAGCTTCAGCTCAAGGATTTGAACATATCCGGATTCAAACTGGACAAGTCGGTGCTCCAGCCAGATCATGCCGGCCCTGCCAAAGAAAAACTGGCATCTTTCTTCCTCCCAGATGATGATGATActgatggtggtggtgatgatgagaaAGAGGAGGAGATGGAGGAGCAGGTCATTTGCCAGGAATGTACCCATCACGTGGAGGAGACGACAACTGTGGAGCTTCAGATCAAGGATTTGAACATATCCGGATTCAAATTGGACAAATCGGTGCTCCAGCCAGATCATGCCGGCCCTGCCAAAGAAAAACTGGCATCTTTCTTCCTCCCAGATGATGATGAtactggtgatggtggtgatgatgagaaAGAGGAGGAGATGGAGGAGCAGGTCATTTGCCAGGAATGTACCCATCAGGTGGAGGAGACGACAACTGTGGAGCTTCAGATCAAGGATTTGAACATATCCGGATTCAAATTGGACAAATCGGTGCTCCAGCCAGATCATGCCGGCCCTGCCAAAGAAAAACTGGCATCTTTCTTCCTCCCAGATGATGATGATacggatggtggtggtgatgatgagaaAGAGGAGGAGATGGAGGAGCAGGTCATTTGCCAGGAATGTACCCATCAGGTGGAGGAGACGACAACTGTGGACCTTCAGCTCAAGGATTTGAACATATCTGGATTCAAACTGGACAAGTTGATACTCCAGCCAGATCCTGCTGGCACTGCCATAGAAAAACTGGAATCTTCCTTCATCGTAGACGATGATGATACTGATGGTGCTGGTGATGATGAGAAAGAGGAGGAGATGGACAGTGACAATTCCCCTATGGAGGAGCAGGTGCGGAGTATTGGCTCAAAGTTCGTATTGGAGATGGTGGCAGAGACGGTGCTGGTTCCGGCTTATTTGAGCACGTTGGACATGTCCATAGTTGAACCAGTATCTTCCAGATTGGAGGTTCATGACCATGAGGAGATCGACAGAGGCAAATCGGACGAACAATTAACCATGGAAAAGGAGGAGATGGCTGCTGAGGAAGAGGATTTTATGTTTTACAGAAGTGACTGGGAATCTTCATGGGGATCGGACGGGTGTGGTTTCTTCGAAGACATGA CGCAAGTCagttccatgcacttcacacacttGACACCTAAACGCAACACCTTAGACAATGGCATCATGGAGTCCACCTTGCAGATCTTCTCCATCAAACTCACAGAAATAAAAGGTGGCTTCAAATGGCCATTGTCTGTGTACGGAGTGGTTGCTGCCCGGGATGCTGTTGATCACAATCGCAACCTTCTCTTCTGTTGCAATAGAAGGAGGAGTCAGAAAATCAAGCAAGAT GATCCTTTTTTGCGCTTGGTGGGTCCATCTCGTGCAATTGTGTTCACAGATcctgttgaatttgaaattcaactgAAAGTTCAATTTGGAGCACTGACTCAAGATAGAGCATTGATTAGTGGGACTTACCATTATGCTGGACGTGGTCATGGTGTAAAAACGATTTGCTTTGAGAACTGCTTCTGCAAAGTAGAGATAAGCTTGGAGCGAGTTGTAGAGACGGTCCAGGCCACTATCTGCAGTGTCCGTGTTGTCAAACAGGGGTCACAGCTTTTTAAATATGGATGTAGAGTTGCTTGCTCCATGGCATCATGTTCATGTGTGCTCATTGATG AAGGTTATGTTGATCTGGACCGGCGTGTTGTTTCTGTACAACTTGATGGAAGCCTGGAAGTAGTCATACAAGCTTACTCTGTATCCGGTGATATCGCTGAGCAAGGTCAAGTCTTCTTCACACCTAAATCCTGTAGTGTAAGTCAGGATAAATGTTATGTTGGTGACACTCAGGTGGAGATTAGTGTTGCTTGGTCCCTTCTTGTTGAGAACAAGCGTTATATTGCGGGAAATGGATGGGTATTTGAAACTTCCCATCTCGATCACTGA
- the LOC124688474 gene encoding uncharacterized protein LOC124688474 isoform X1, whose protein sequence is MAIPASQISTQKSDRQWMASERLFEGVGNINSCRPEMQMQNMFGARKPTCLDHMIEELERADKEFPVCVQKTRRSVDQGSILRDLGRPFTYGLRRAHKNRYSSSGRVCSLVRPLPRRYGLRKFDALMCEMDRAETLLEKQDICPEGTHEVEEETTVELQLKDLNISGFKLDKSVLQPDHDSPAKENLASFFLPDGDDTDGGGDEEEEEMEEQVICQECTHQVEETTTVELQLKDLNISGFKLDKSVLQPDHAGPAKEKLASFFLPDDDDTDGGGDDEKEEEMEEQVICQECTHHVEETTTVELQIKDLNISGFKLDKSVLQPDHAGPAKEKLASFFLPDDDDTGDGGDDEKEEEMEEQVICQECTHQVEETTTVELQIKDLNISGFKLDKSVLQPDHAGPAKEKLASFFLPDDDDTDGGGDDEKEEEMEEQVICQECTHQVEETTTVDLQLKDLNISGFKLDKLILQPDPAGTAIEKLESSFIVDDDDTDGAGDDEKEEEMDSDNSPMEEQVRSIGSKFVLEMVAETVLVPAYLSTLDMSIVEPVSSRLEVHDHEEIDRGKSDEQLTMEKEEMAAEEEDFMFYRSDWESSWGSDGCGFFEDMTQVSSMHFTHLTPKRNTLDNGIMESTLQIFSIKLTEIKGGFKWPLSVYGVVAARDAVDHNRNLLFCCNRRRSQKIKQDDPFLRLVGPSRAIVFTDPVEFEIQLKVQFGALTQDRALISGTYHYAGRGHGVKTICFENCFCKVEISLERVVETVQATICSVRVVKQGSQLFKYGCRVACSMASCSCVLIDGKATYATHAPSGEVVLLNSHCPAMSVGSEGYVDLDRRVVSVQLDGSLEVVIQAYSVSGDIAEQGQVFFTPKSCSVSQDKCYVGDTQVEISVAWSLLVENKRYIAGNGWVFETSHLDH, encoded by the exons atGGCTATCCCTGCTAGCCAGATCTCAACACAGAAAAGCGATAGACAGTGGATGGCGAGCGAGCGACTGTTCGAGGGGGTTGGGAATATTAATTCTTGCCGCCCTGAGATGCAGATGcagaatatgtttggtgcgaggaAGCCCACATGCCTTGATCATATGATCGAAGAACTCGAAAGGGCTGACAAGGAATTCCCCGTCTGCGTTCAGAAGACACGTCGGTCGGTTGATCAGGGGTCTATTCTGCGCGACCTTGGTCGCCCATTTACTTATGGACTCAGAAGGGCTCACAAGAATCGGTACTCCTCCTCTGGGAGGGTATGTTCGTTGGTTCGTCCGCTGCCTAGAAGGTATGGACTgcgtaaatttgatgctcttatgTGTGAGATGGACAGAGCGGAAACCCTCCTGGAGAAGCAGGACATTTGCCCGGAAGGTACccatgaggtggaggaggagacaACCGTGGAGCTTCAGCTCAAGGATTTGAACATATCCGGATTCAAATTGGACAAGTCGGTGCTCCAGCCAGATCATGACAGCCCTGCCAAAGAAAATCTGGCATCTTTCTTCCTCCCAGATGGTGATGATACTGACGGTGGTGgtgatgaggaagaggaggagatgGAGGAGCAGGTCATTTGCCAGGAATGTACCCATCAGGTGGAGGAGACGACAACTGTGGAGCTTCAGCTCAAGGATTTGAACATATCCGGATTCAAACTGGACAAGTCGGTGCTCCAGCCAGATCATGCCGGCCCTGCCAAAGAAAAACTGGCATCTTTCTTCCTCCCAGATGATGATGATActgatggtggtggtgatgatgagaaAGAGGAGGAGATGGAGGAGCAGGTCATTTGCCAGGAATGTACCCATCACGTGGAGGAGACGACAACTGTGGAGCTTCAGATCAAGGATTTGAACATATCCGGATTCAAATTGGACAAATCGGTGCTCCAGCCAGATCATGCCGGCCCTGCCAAAGAAAAACTGGCATCTTTCTTCCTCCCAGATGATGATGAtactggtgatggtggtgatgatgagaaAGAGGAGGAGATGGAGGAGCAGGTCATTTGCCAGGAATGTACCCATCAGGTGGAGGAGACGACAACTGTGGAGCTTCAGATCAAGGATTTGAACATATCCGGATTCAAATTGGACAAATCGGTGCTCCAGCCAGATCATGCCGGCCCTGCCAAAGAAAAACTGGCATCTTTCTTCCTCCCAGATGATGATGATacggatggtggtggtgatgatgagaaAGAGGAGGAGATGGAGGAGCAGGTCATTTGCCAGGAATGTACCCATCAGGTGGAGGAGACGACAACTGTGGACCTTCAGCTCAAGGATTTGAACATATCTGGATTCAAACTGGACAAGTTGATACTCCAGCCAGATCCTGCTGGCACTGCCATAGAAAAACTGGAATCTTCCTTCATCGTAGACGATGATGATACTGATGGTGCTGGTGATGATGAGAAAGAGGAGGAGATGGACAGTGACAATTCCCCTATGGAGGAGCAGGTGCGGAGTATTGGCTCAAAGTTCGTATTGGAGATGGTGGCAGAGACGGTGCTGGTTCCGGCTTATTTGAGCACGTTGGACATGTCCATAGTTGAACCAGTATCTTCCAGATTGGAGGTTCATGACCATGAGGAGATCGACAGAGGCAAATCGGACGAACAATTAACCATGGAAAAGGAGGAGATGGCTGCTGAGGAAGAGGATTTTATGTTTTACAGAAGTGACTGGGAATCTTCATGGGGATCGGACGGGTGTGGTTTCTTCGAAGACATGA CGCAAGTCagttccatgcacttcacacacttGACACCTAAACGCAACACCTTAGACAATGGCATCATGGAGTCCACCTTGCAGATCTTCTCCATCAAACTCACAGAAATAAAAGGTGGCTTCAAATGGCCATTGTCTGTGTACGGAGTGGTTGCTGCCCGGGATGCTGTTGATCACAATCGCAACCTTCTCTTCTGTTGCAATAGAAGGAGGAGTCAGAAAATCAAGCAAGAT GATCCTTTTTTGCGCTTGGTGGGTCCATCTCGTGCAATTGTGTTCACAGATcctgttgaatttgaaattcaactgAAAGTTCAATTTGGAGCACTGACTCAAGATAGAGCATTGATTAGTGGGACTTACCATTATGCTGGACGTGGTCATGGTGTAAAAACGATTTGCTTTGAGAACTGCTTCTGCAAAGTAGAGATAAGCTTGGAGCGAGTTGTAGAGACGGTCCAGGCCACTATCTGCAGTGTCCGTGTTGTCAAACAGGGGTCACAGCTTTTTAAATATGGATGTAGAGTTGCTTGCTCCATGGCATCATGTTCATGTGTGCTCATTGATGGTAAAGCCACTTATGCTACTCATGCCCCATCTGGTGAAGTTGTGCTGCTTAATTCTCATTGTCCAGCAATGTCTGTGGGTTCAGAAGGTTATGTTGATCTGGACCGGCGTGTTGTTTCTGTACAACTTGATGGAAGCCTGGAAGTAGTCATACAAGCTTACTCTGTATCCGGTGATATCGCTGAGCAAGGTCAAGTCTTCTTCACACCTAAATCCTGTAGTGTAAGTCAGGATAAATGTTATGTTGGTGACACTCAGGTGGAGATTAGTGTTGCTTGGTCCCTTCTTGTTGAGAACAAGCGTTATATTGCGGGAAATGGATGGGTATTTGAAACTTCCCATCTCGATCACTGA